From the Pseudoroseomonas cervicalis genome, one window contains:
- a CDS encoding GntR family transcriptional regulator has translation MAVTPRVVPVERSNLTMKVYAELEAALFEGRLHPGQRLKIRDLAAGMGVSETPIREAIMQLARVGAVRFEAARAITVAGLTHDEYLELRTIRLELEGLAAETAARRITPAGIAALEAAHAALTAAEAAGEGAAANKANWAFHRGLYAAAGMPQLSAIIDTVWLRNGPVHAFHYPEAPPAYPGRHRHLDILDALRAGDPQAARAALRADLMEGGRALVEFLRRRDAAKAGT, from the coding sequence ATGGCGGTGACGCCCAGGGTGGTGCCGGTCGAGCGCTCCAACCTCACCATGAAGGTCTATGCCGAGCTGGAGGCGGCGCTGTTCGAGGGCCGGCTCCATCCCGGCCAGCGGCTGAAGATCCGCGACCTCGCCGCCGGCATGGGGGTGTCGGAGACGCCGATCCGCGAGGCCATCATGCAGCTCGCCCGCGTCGGCGCAGTGCGCTTCGAGGCGGCGCGCGCCATCACGGTCGCCGGACTGACGCATGACGAATATCTGGAGCTGCGCACCATCCGGCTGGAGCTGGAGGGGCTGGCGGCCGAGACCGCGGCGCGGCGCATCACCCCGGCCGGGATCGCCGCGCTGGAGGCGGCGCATGCCGCGCTCACCGCCGCCGAGGCGGCGGGGGAAGGCGCCGCCGCCAACAAGGCCAACTGGGCCTTCCATCGCGGCCTCTACGCCGCCGCCGGCATGCCGCAGCTCAGCGCCATCATCGACACGGTGTGGCTGCGCAACGGGCCGGTGCACGCCTTCCACTACCCCGAGGCGCCGCCGGCCTATCCGGGCCGGCACCGGCATCTCGACATCCTCGACGCGCTGCGCGCCGGCGACCCGCAGGCCGCGCGCGCCGCGCTGCGCGCCGACCTGATGGAGGGCGGCCGCGCCCTGGTGGAGTTCCTGCGCCGCCGCGACGCCGCCAAAGCCGGAACCTAG
- a CDS encoding ABC transporter substrate-binding protein, with translation MRRRDLMLGVAAASLAAPRLARAADPRSVLRFAPQADLASIDPIQSNAYVSRNHAALVYDTLFGVDENYRPLPQMLEGHTLSEDKLEWVLTLREGLVFHDGQPVRPQDVVASLRRWGQRDTYGQTLFVQVEEMAPQGERAVRIRLKRPFRLLPDVLGKPAPQLPVIMQERHAALPTSAQVPEAIGSGPFRFLAGERIPGSRAIYERAPGYVPRQGSTSFWSGPKVAHIDRVEWHTLPDAATAAAALQSGEIDWWEQPPADFLPMLRRNRNIKVEVMDNQGVFGVLRLNHLHPPFDNPAIRRALLGAVNQADFMMAVAGTDTQLWRAGIGYFQPDSPMANDAGMAALTGPRDLDKARAALREAGYKGERVVLAAPTDFPIMNAMSEVAGDMFRKLGFNLDYQALDWATVSQKLNSRAPLDQGGWSINCNFAVGFGMRTPAAHSYLRGAGDAALFGWPRSPRIEELRQQWIDSNDEAEQKRLCRDIQLQAFEDVPYIPLGMFQQMTAYRTSLSGVLKGMPLFYNLRKQG, from the coding sequence ATGAGACGCCGTGACCTGATGCTGGGGGTGGCCGCCGCCAGCCTCGCCGCGCCGCGCCTGGCGCGGGCCGCCGATCCGCGTTCGGTGCTGCGCTTCGCGCCGCAGGCCGATCTGGCCTCGATCGACCCGATCCAGAGCAATGCCTATGTCAGCCGCAATCATGCGGCGCTGGTCTATGACACGCTGTTCGGTGTCGACGAGAATTACCGCCCCCTGCCGCAGATGCTGGAGGGCCACACGCTCAGCGAGGACAAGCTGGAATGGGTGCTGACGCTGCGCGAGGGGCTGGTCTTCCATGACGGCCAGCCCGTGCGGCCGCAGGATGTGGTGGCCAGCCTGCGCCGCTGGGGCCAGCGTGACACCTATGGCCAGACGCTGTTCGTGCAGGTGGAGGAGATGGCGCCGCAGGGCGAGCGCGCGGTGCGCATCCGCCTGAAGCGCCCCTTCCGCCTGCTGCCCGACGTGCTGGGCAAGCCGGCGCCGCAGCTGCCGGTGATCATGCAGGAACGCCATGCGGCGCTGCCCACCAGCGCCCAGGTGCCCGAGGCGATCGGCTCCGGCCCCTTCCGCTTCCTGGCCGGGGAGCGCATCCCGGGCTCGCGCGCCATCTATGAACGCGCGCCGGGCTATGTGCCGCGCCAGGGGAGCACCAGCTTCTGGTCCGGCCCCAAGGTCGCGCATATCGACCGGGTGGAGTGGCACACCCTGCCCGATGCGGCGACCGCGGCGGCGGCGCTGCAATCGGGCGAGATCGACTGGTGGGAGCAGCCGCCGGCCGATTTCCTGCCGATGCTGCGGCGCAACCGCAACATCAAGGTCGAGGTGATGGACAATCAGGGCGTGTTCGGCGTGCTGCGCCTGAACCATCTGCACCCGCCCTTCGACAATCCGGCGATCCGCCGCGCCTTGCTCGGCGCCGTCAACCAGGCGGATTTCATGATGGCGGTGGCCGGCACCGACACCCAGCTCTGGCGCGCCGGCATCGGCTACTTCCAGCCGGATTCGCCAATGGCGAACGATGCCGGCATGGCGGCGCTGACCGGCCCGCGCGACCTCGACAAGGCGCGCGCGGCGCTGCGCGAGGCCGGCTACAAGGGCGAGCGCGTGGTGCTGGCGGCGCCCACCGACTTTCCCATCATGAACGCGATGAGCGAGGTGGCGGGCGACATGTTCCGCAAGCTCGGCTTCAACCTCGACTACCAGGCGCTGGACTGGGCCACGGTGTCGCAGAAGCTGAACTCCCGCGCGCCGCTCGACCAGGGCGGCTGGAGCATCAACTGCAACTTCGCCGTGGGCTTCGGCATGCGCACGCCCGCGGCGCATTCCTATCTGCGCGGCGCGGGCGATGCGGCGCTGTTCGGCTGGCCGCGCAGCCCGCGCATCGAGGAGCTGCGCCAGCAATGGATCGACAGCAATGACGAGGCCGAGCAGAAGCGGCTCTGCCGCGACATCCAGCTGCAGGCCTTCGAGGACGTGCCCTATATCCCGCTCGGCATGTTCCAGCAGATGACGGCCTACCGCACCTCGCTGAGCGGGGTGCTGAAGGGCATGCCGCTCTTCTACAACCTGCGCAAGCAGGGCTGA
- a CDS encoding aminotransferase class III-fold pyridoxal phosphate-dependent enzyme — translation MSALLNSQDAALRQRAARVVPSGMWGHLHAAKLPDGYPQFFSRGEGAYLWDADGRRYLDFMCSWGPNLLGHGHAEVEEAAERQRRMGDCLNGPAPVMVDLAETLVDMLPHAAWALFQKNGTDATTSCVTLARLATGRRKLLVARGAYHGAVPWCSPSLLGVTAEDRAHLLHYTFNDTDSLAAAVAEAGDDLAGILVSAFRHDLGQDQEMPDPDFAAAARAACDAAGAPLIIDEVRAGLRLDLRGSWEPLGIRPDLCAWSKSIANGHALSAVTGAEWLRDAASRLFVTGSFWCAAVPMAAALATLRVAQRDDVPALLHRLGTRLRDGLAQAAARHGIGLRQSGPPQMPLILFDDDAGWKKGDAFCRAALAEGVYFHPRHNMFLSAAHTEADIDRALLAAERGFAAIAAL, via the coding sequence ATGAGCGCTTTGCTGAATTCCCAGGATGCCGCGCTCCGCCAGCGCGCCGCGCGCGTCGTGCCCTCCGGCATGTGGGGCCATCTGCACGCCGCCAAGCTGCCCGATGGCTATCCGCAATTCTTCTCGCGTGGCGAGGGCGCCTATCTCTGGGATGCCGATGGCCGCCGCTATCTCGACTTCATGTGCAGCTGGGGGCCGAACCTGCTCGGCCACGGCCATGCCGAGGTGGAGGAGGCCGCCGAGCGGCAGCGCCGCATGGGCGACTGCCTGAACGGCCCTGCTCCGGTGATGGTGGATCTGGCCGAGACGCTGGTCGACATGCTGCCGCACGCCGCATGGGCGCTGTTCCAGAAGAACGGCACCGATGCCACCACCAGCTGCGTCACCCTGGCGCGGCTGGCCACGGGGCGGCGCAAGCTGCTGGTGGCGCGCGGCGCCTATCACGGCGCGGTGCCCTGGTGCTCGCCCTCGCTGCTCGGCGTCACCGCCGAGGATCGTGCGCATCTGCTGCACTACACCTTCAACGACACGGACAGCCTGGCCGCGGCGGTGGCCGAGGCGGGGGACGACCTGGCGGGCATCCTGGTCTCCGCCTTCCGCCATGATCTCGGCCAGGACCAGGAGATGCCGGATCCGGATTTCGCCGCCGCCGCCCGCGCCGCCTGCGACGCCGCCGGCGCGCCGCTGATCATCGACGAGGTGCGCGCCGGCCTGCGGCTCGACCTGCGCGGCAGCTGGGAGCCGCTCGGCATCCGCCCCGATCTCTGCGCCTGGAGCAAGTCGATCGCCAATGGCCATGCGCTCTCGGCGGTGACCGGGGCGGAATGGCTGCGCGACGCGGCGTCGCGGCTCTTCGTCACCGGCTCCTTCTGGTGCGCGGCGGTGCCGATGGCCGCCGCCCTGGCGACGCTGCGCGTGGCGCAGCGCGACGATGTGCCGGCGCTTCTGCACCGCCTCGGCACGCGGCTGCGCGACGGGCTGGCGCAGGCGGCGGCGCGGCACGGCATCGGGCTGCGCCAGAGCGGCCCGCCGCAGATGCCGCTGATCCTGTTCGACGATGATGCCGGCTGGAAGAAGGGCGATGCCTTCTGCCGCGCGGCGCTGGCCGAGGGCGTCTATTTCCACCCCCGGCACAACATGTTCCTGTCGGCCGCGCATACCGAGGCGGATATCGACCGGGCGCTGCTGGCGGCCGAGCGCGGCTTCGCCGCCATCGCCGCGCTCTGA
- the otnK gene encoding 3-oxo-tetronate kinase → MTAPSLMLAALADDFTGAVELAAMLRAAGARTRLVVGADAIPDSAGEAEALVVALRSRVAPAAEAEAEAEQAAAALRRLGARMLFLKYCASFDSLDSGNIGNVAEVLRRHGPPAPVLFCPSFPEAARCVFRAHLFIQDQLLERSPKRHDPLTPMTRSDLRQVLAPQTTLGVGYLPYEAVLQGGEAIRRHAEAEQAAGRPFLIADAITEEDLQRIAWGARDWPLLTGGSSVAAWLPRAWQAEGRMAATPPGALAPLPGPGAVLAGSCAERTREQLAEFGRRHPVLAIDPLEEPEAAFDKALAWASGHLGSAPFCLTTSADPARVAAAQAALGPIPAGRRAEALLARLGAALAQRGLRRLLVAGGETSGAVVQGLGIRELEVAPYREIGMGLCRADAPVPLLLCLKSGKLGAVDMFERTLAEMEGQGMGMAR, encoded by the coding sequence ATGACCGCTCCCTCCCTGATGCTCGCGGCGCTGGCCGATGATTTCACCGGCGCCGTGGAACTGGCGGCGATGCTGCGCGCGGCCGGCGCGCGCACCCGGCTGGTGGTCGGCGCCGATGCCATCCCGGACAGCGCGGGGGAGGCGGAGGCGCTGGTGGTGGCGCTGCGCAGCCGCGTGGCGCCAGCCGCCGAGGCGGAGGCCGAGGCCGAGCAGGCCGCCGCCGCGCTGCGGCGCCTCGGCGCGCGGATGCTGTTCCTGAAATACTGCGCCAGCTTCGACAGCCTCGATTCGGGCAATATCGGCAATGTGGCGGAGGTGCTGCGCCGGCATGGCCCGCCCGCGCCGGTGCTGTTCTGCCCGAGCTTCCCCGAGGCCGCGCGTTGCGTCTTCCGCGCGCATCTTTTCATCCAGGACCAGCTGCTGGAGCGCTCGCCGAAGCGGCACGACCCGCTGACGCCGATGACGCGCTCCGACCTCCGCCAGGTGCTGGCGCCGCAGACCACGCTTGGCGTGGGATACCTGCCCTATGAGGCGGTGCTGCAGGGGGGCGAGGCGATCCGGCGCCATGCGGAGGCGGAGCAGGCGGCGGGCCGCCCCTTCCTGATCGCCGATGCCATCACCGAGGAGGATCTGCAGCGCATCGCCTGGGGCGCGCGCGACTGGCCGCTGCTGACCGGCGGCTCCTCGGTCGCCGCCTGGCTGCCGCGCGCCTGGCAGGCGGAGGGGCGCATGGCGGCCACCCCGCCCGGCGCGCTGGCGCCGCTGCCCGGGCCCGGCGCGGTGCTGGCCGGCAGCTGCGCCGAGCGCACGCGCGAGCAGCTGGCCGAATTCGGCCGCCGCCACCCGGTGCTGGCGATCGACCCGCTGGAGGAGCCCGAGGCCGCCTTCGACAAGGCGCTGGCCTGGGCCAGCGGGCATCTAGGGTCGGCGCCCTTCTGCCTGACCACCTCGGCCGATCCGGCACGGGTGGCGGCGGCGCAGGCGGCGCTCGGCCCGATCCCGGCCGGGCGGCGGGCGGAGGCGCTGCTGGCCCGCCTCGGCGCCGCGCTGGCGCAGCGCGGGCTGCGGCGCCTGCTGGTGGCGGGCGGCGAGACCTCGGGCGCCGTGGTGCAGGGCCTGGGCATCCGCGAGCTGGAGGTCGCGCCCTATCGCGAGATCGGCATGGGGCTGTGCCGCGCGGATGCGCCGGTGCCGCTGCTGCTCTGCCTGAAATCCGGCAAGCTCGGGGCCGTCGACATGTTCGAACGCACGCTGGCGGAGATGGAAGGGCAGGGCATGGGAATGGCGCGATGA
- a CDS encoding class II aldolase/adducin family protein, producing the protein MSNAAESLLWLYRELARRGLNHGSSGNVSCRQGDALLITPTGATAESLRAEQMVAVPLAGPAAPGSAPSSEWPMHAAVYAACPRAEWVVHCHADACTALACLNEGLPVFHYAVVGFGGSAGVPCAPYATFGTPALAATVTQTIPGHTACLLANHGMICHGRDAEGALATAIRLETLARQYLLARSAGTPRLLSAEEVEQARQRYRTYGRPTPPAEDPA; encoded by the coding sequence ATGAGCAATGCGGCGGAGAGCCTGCTCTGGCTCTACCGGGAGCTGGCGCGGCGCGGGCTGAACCATGGCAGCAGCGGCAATGTGAGCTGCCGCCAGGGCGATGCGCTGCTGATCACGCCGACCGGCGCCACGGCGGAGTCGCTGCGGGCGGAGCAGATGGTGGCCGTGCCGCTGGCCGGCCCCGCGGCGCCGGGCAGCGCGCCGTCGAGCGAATGGCCGATGCATGCGGCGGTCTATGCCGCCTGCCCCCGGGCCGAATGGGTGGTGCATTGCCATGCCGATGCCTGCACCGCGCTGGCCTGCCTGAATGAGGGTCTGCCGGTCTTCCACTACGCCGTGGTGGGCTTCGGCGGCAGCGCGGGCGTGCCCTGCGCGCCCTATGCCACCTTCGGCACCCCGGCCCTGGCCGCGACGGTGACACAGACCATCCCCGGCCACACCGCCTGCCTGCTCGCCAATCACGGCATGATCTGCCACGGGCGCGACGCCGAGGGCGCGCTGGCCACCGCCATCCGGCTGGAGACACTGGCGCGGCAGTACCTGCTGGCGCGCTCGGCCGGCACGCCGCGCCTGCTCTCGGCCGAGGAGGTCGAGCAGGCCCGCCAGCGCTACCGGACCTATGGCCGCCCCACGCCCCCTGCCGAGGACCCCGCATGA
- a CDS encoding amidase family protein, translated as MSDSEIGYLSAAELLAQYRARRLSPVEVVEAVLRHVEASEPAINAMARLTPEHARTAARESEARWMRGEARLLDGVPVTIKDLQHTKGVQTDFGTKLMQGTIPDVDAPCVTRLHEAGCAMLGKSTAAAEWGWKGVSHSPVYGITHNPWKRGYNAGASSSGAGAGAAAGYGPLHQGGDGAGSIRMPAHFSGVYGLKPTHGRIANWPMSNNDLATHIGPLTRTVRDAALMLQAMAGPHPWDYTALEAPPQDYAARLGDLDLRGRRIAYSADLGHARVDPEVAALVEEAVRALEAMGAVVEAVTPAWGPQGPELARYFWPATFSSRLKYLPGREAEMDPGFVAMIRSMEGRGVAEFMAMRERRYAYCQAIHDFMQGYDFLLTPAVSVAAFPADRLQPEHWPQHPWDWLSWAEFSYPFNWSGNPAASLPCGFTAEGLPVGLQIVGRRFDDLGVLQASAAFEAARPWAQHRPPLAA; from the coding sequence ATGAGTGATTCCGAGATCGGCTATCTCTCCGCCGCCGAGCTGCTGGCGCAGTATCGCGCCCGCCGCCTCTCCCCGGTCGAGGTGGTGGAGGCGGTGCTGCGCCATGTCGAGGCGAGCGAGCCCGCGATCAACGCCATGGCGCGGCTGACGCCCGAGCACGCCCGCACCGCCGCGCGGGAGTCCGAGGCGCGCTGGATGCGCGGCGAGGCCAGGCTGCTCGACGGCGTGCCTGTCACCATCAAGGATCTGCAGCACACCAAGGGTGTGCAGACCGATTTCGGCACGAAGCTGATGCAGGGCACCATCCCGGATGTCGACGCGCCCTGTGTCACCCGGCTGCACGAGGCCGGCTGCGCCATGCTGGGCAAGAGCACTGCCGCCGCCGAATGGGGCTGGAAGGGGGTCAGCCACAGCCCGGTCTATGGCATCACCCACAATCCGTGGAAGCGGGGCTACAATGCCGGCGCCTCCTCCTCCGGCGCGGGGGCGGGGGCGGCGGCGGGCTATGGCCCGCTGCACCAGGGCGGGGATGGCGCCGGCTCGATCCGCATGCCGGCGCATTTCAGCGGCGTCTACGGGCTGAAGCCGACGCATGGCCGCATCGCCAACTGGCCGATGTCGAACAACGACCTGGCGACGCATATCGGGCCGCTGACCCGCACGGTGCGCGACGCCGCGCTGATGCTGCAGGCCATGGCCGGGCCGCATCCCTGGGACTACACGGCGCTGGAGGCGCCGCCGCAGGATTACGCGGCGCGGCTCGGTGACCTCGACCTGCGCGGCAGGCGCATCGCCTACAGCGCCGATCTCGGCCATGCGCGGGTCGATCCGGAGGTCGCCGCGCTGGTCGAGGAGGCGGTGCGGGCCCTCGAGGCGATGGGCGCGGTGGTCGAGGCGGTGACGCCCGCCTGGGGCCCGCAAGGGCCTGAGCTCGCGCGCTATTTCTGGCCCGCCACCTTCAGCAGCCGGCTGAAATACCTCCCCGGGCGCGAGGCGGAGATGGATCCCGGCTTCGTCGCCATGATCCGCAGCATGGAGGGTCGCGGCGTCGCCGAATTCATGGCGATGCGCGAGCGCCGCTACGCCTATTGCCAGGCCATCCATGACTTCATGCAGGGCTATGACTTCCTGCTGACGCCGGCGGTCAGCGTCGCCGCCTTCCCGGCCGACCGTCTGCAGCCGGAGCACTGGCCCCAGCACCCCTGGGACTGGCTGAGCTGGGCCGAATTCAGCTACCCCTTCAACTGGTCCGGCAATCCGGCGGCCAGCCTGCCCTGCGGCTTCACCGCGGAAGGCCTGCCGGTCGGGTTGCAGATCGTCGGGCGGCGCTTTGACGATCTCGGCGTGCTGCAGGCCAGCGCGGCCTTCGAGGCGGCGCGCCCCTGGGCGCAGCACCGCCCGCCTCTGGCCGCCTGA
- a CDS encoding N,N-dimethylformamidase beta subunit family domain-containing protein: MSDESDPQRHLLLDTNSVLGYAWPMIVSPGEEIGFHLSSATLPRAEAALLRVRCADPDPDGPGLQLHPMHSAIDGMVALREQPLHPGSWAEIAEAPALEALRGLSAAAFLWPTAPGLAYAGEAEQTVLAQWCDARGEGWRLGLDAEGRPEFVVAAGGETWRVTGERPLLEREWVLLGGVWDGAARRLRLVLRSLDRQGGRDRTAEYDAPGPAALPALPGVALSMAGHAAGQGRGARRLLDGKIDRPRLHARALAAEALHRLCDGLQPAAADPDLLGAWDFSKGMATEAVQDRSPWHRHGVLHQGPTRAMTGANWDGSVRAWTEAPWQYGAIHFHRDDMAEAGWQADLRLRIPPDWRSGFYTLRLRASPPGAPPVESHVAFFLRAPIGRPRARLAFVASTATFLAYANSALRLDQTHTEAMLEGLLALSGDDAYLQAHRELGLSTYDTHDDGSGWCSSGAARPILNMRPLGATFNYGNDTHILDWLEQQGIDYDLITDEDIDRHGLRVLAPYACVITGSHPEYVSRPMLDAFEAYQAGGGRHLYLGGNGFYWRIAFHPAQPHRIEIRRGMTGLRTWEGEAGEDHLAFTGEPSGLWRGHGRPPQRLVGIGMDGQVFTASAPYRWLEGARDPSLAWLTEGIDLDAPLGDQGLRGGGAAGLEVDRVEPTLGSPPGLVRLATADRLGYGGVPVPEEVRTLHRGLMGDQNAWLRADLVFFPTAAGGAVFATGSIAYACALSCQGYGNPVSRLTGNVLRRFLDPAPFPATPEAPPRQGRHG; the protein is encoded by the coding sequence ATGAGCGATGAGAGCGATCCGCAGCGCCACCTGCTGCTCGATACGAATTCGGTGCTGGGCTATGCGTGGCCGATGATCGTCTCACCGGGGGAGGAGATCGGCTTCCACCTCTCCAGCGCGACGCTGCCCCGGGCGGAGGCCGCGCTGCTGCGGGTGCGCTGCGCCGATCCCGATCCGGACGGGCCGGGGCTGCAGCTCCATCCCATGCACTCGGCCATCGACGGTATGGTGGCGCTGCGCGAGCAGCCTTTGCATCCCGGCTCCTGGGCGGAGATCGCAGAGGCGCCGGCGCTGGAGGCGCTGCGCGGGCTGTCCGCCGCCGCCTTCCTCTGGCCCACCGCCCCCGGCCTCGCCTATGCGGGGGAGGCGGAGCAGACCGTGCTGGCACAATGGTGCGACGCGCGGGGCGAGGGCTGGCGGCTCGGCCTCGATGCCGAAGGCCGGCCGGAATTCGTCGTCGCGGCGGGGGGCGAGACCTGGCGCGTCACCGGTGAGCGGCCCTTGCTGGAGCGCGAATGGGTGCTGCTGGGCGGGGTCTGGGACGGCGCCGCGCGCCGCCTGCGCCTGGTGCTGCGCAGCCTGGACCGCCAGGGCGGGCGCGACCGCACCGCCGAATACGACGCGCCCGGCCCGGCGGCGCTGCCCGCGCTGCCCGGCGTCGCGCTCTCCATGGCCGGCCATGCGGCGGGGCAGGGCAGGGGCGCGCGGCGCCTGCTGGACGGCAAGATCGACCGGCCGCGCCTGCACGCCCGGGCACTGGCGGCCGAGGCGCTGCACCGCCTCTGCGACGGGCTGCAACCGGCCGCCGCCGATCCGGATCTGCTGGGCGCCTGGGATTTCTCCAAGGGCATGGCGACCGAGGCGGTGCAGGACCGCTCCCCCTGGCACCGCCATGGCGTGCTGCATCAGGGGCCGACCCGCGCCATGACCGGCGCCAATTGGGACGGCTCGGTGCGCGCCTGGACCGAGGCGCCCTGGCAATACGGCGCCATCCATTTCCACCGCGACGACATGGCGGAGGCCGGCTGGCAGGCGGATCTGCGGCTGCGCATCCCGCCCGATTGGCGCAGCGGCTTCTACACGCTGCGGCTGCGCGCCAGCCCGCCGGGCGCGCCGCCGGTGGAGAGCCATGTCGCCTTCTTCCTGCGCGCGCCCATCGGCCGGCCGCGCGCGCGGCTCGCCTTCGTCGCCAGCACCGCGACCTTCCTGGCCTATGCCAACAGCGCGCTGCGCCTCGACCAGACGCATACCGAGGCGATGCTGGAAGGGCTGCTGGCGCTGTCCGGCGACGATGCCTATCTGCAGGCGCATCGCGAGCTGGGCCTGTCCACCTACGACACGCATGATGATGGCAGCGGCTGGTGCAGCAGCGGCGCGGCGCGGCCGATCCTGAACATGCGGCCGCTCGGCGCCACCTTCAACTACGGCAACGACACGCATATCCTCGACTGGCTCGAGCAGCAGGGCATCGATTACGACCTCATCACCGACGAGGATATCGACCGGCACGGGCTGCGGGTGCTGGCGCCCTATGCCTGCGTCATCACCGGCTCGCATCCCGAATATGTCTCGCGGCCGATGCTGGATGCGTTCGAGGCCTATCAGGCCGGCGGCGGGCGGCATCTCTATCTCGGCGGCAATGGCTTCTACTGGCGCATCGCCTTCCACCCGGCACAGCCGCACCGGATCGAGATCCGCCGCGGCATGACCGGGCTGCGCACCTGGGAGGGCGAGGCGGGCGAGGACCACCTGGCCTTCACCGGCGAACCCTCCGGCCTGTGGCGTGGCCATGGGCGGCCGCCGCAGCGCCTGGTCGGCATCGGCATGGATGGCCAGGTCTTCACCGCCTCCGCCCCCTATCGCTGGCTGGAGGGGGCGCGCGACCCCTCGCTGGCCTGGCTGACCGAGGGGATCGACCTCGACGCGCCGCTCGGCGACCAGGGGCTGCGCGGCGGCGGCGCGGCGGGGCTGGAGGTGGACCGGGTGGAGCCGACGCTGGGCTCGCCGCCCGGCCTGGTGCGGCTGGCGACGGCCGACCGGCTCGGCTATGGCGGCGTGCCGGTGCCGGAAGAGGTGCGCACCCTGCATCGCGGGCTGATGGGCGACCAGAATGCCTGGCTGCGCGCCGATCTGGTGTTCTTCCCCACGGCGGCGGGCGGCGCGGTGTTTGCCACGGGTTCCATCGCCTATGCCTGCGCGCTGAGCTGCCAGGGCTATGGCAACCCGGTCAGCCGGCTGACCGGCAATGTGCTGCGCCGCTTCCTCGACCCCGCCCCCTTCCCGGCGACCCCGGAGGCCCCCCCGCGCCAGGGGCGCCATGGCTGA
- a CDS encoding sensor histidine kinase, whose protein sequence is MPRQAAQHLREDGIAGLITRHAIEAIFLLDSEGRTVFANPAAEAMFGWSAEELSDRKLHDMLHHHHPDGRPFPMSDCPLGRVFSTGESLRSHEDVFFHRDGRPIDVSCSNAAVLREGKVIGGVLIVRDISERRLYERHRQLLLDELNHRVRNMLTVVRAIANQSLTGGDMAAAREAFLARLDAMGDAQALLMQEGGIDAPLRHVVEHALRPFRAGEGAVRLEGPPVSLPPRKALTLSMAVHELATNATKYGALSRPGGRVLISWSGQDTPASPLRLVWREEGGPPVRPPRHIGFGTRMIRQALAVEFEAEIDLDFEPDGLVCTLRPAA, encoded by the coding sequence ATGCCTCGCCAGGCTGCGCAGCATCTCCGGGAGGACGGCATCGCCGGGCTGATCACCCGGCATGCCATCGAGGCCATCTTCCTGCTCGACAGTGAGGGGCGCACCGTCTTCGCCAACCCCGCCGCCGAGGCGATGTTCGGCTGGTCCGCCGAGGAGCTGAGCGACCGCAAGCTGCACGACATGCTGCACCATCACCATCCGGATGGGCGGCCCTTCCCGATGAGCGACTGCCCGCTCGGCCGTGTCTTCAGCACCGGCGAGAGCCTGCGTTCGCATGAGGACGTGTTCTTCCACCGCGATGGCCGTCCCATCGACGTTTCCTGCTCCAACGCCGCCGTGCTGCGCGAGGGCAAGGTGATCGGCGGCGTGCTGATCGTGCGCGACATCTCCGAGCGCCGCCTCTACGAGCGTCACCGCCAGCTGCTGCTGGACGAGCTGAACCACCGCGTGCGCAACATGCTGACGGTGGTGCGCGCCATCGCCAACCAGTCGCTGACCGGCGGCGACATGGCGGCGGCGCGCGAGGCCTTCCTGGCGCGGCTGGATGCCATGGGCGATGCGCAGGCGCTGCTGATGCAGGAGGGCGGCATCGACGCGCCGCTGCGCCATGTGGTGGAGCACGCGCTGCGCCCCTTCCGCGCCGGGGAGGGCGCGGTGCGGCTGGAGGGCCCGCCCGTCAGCCTGCCGCCGCGCAAGGCGCTGACCCTGTCCATGGCGGTGCATGAGCTGGCGACCAACGCCACCAAATATGGCGCGCTGTCGCGGCCGGGCGGGCGGGTGCTGATCAGCTGGTCCGGCCAGGACACGCCCGCCAGCCCGCTGCGCCTGGTCTGGCGCGAGGAAGGCGGGCCGCCGGTGCGGCCGCCGCGCCATATCGGCTTCGGCACCCGGATGATCCGCCAGGCCCTGGCGGTGGAGTTCGAGGCGGAGATCGACCTGGATTTCGAGCCGGACGGGCTGGTCTGCACCCTGCGCCCGGCGGCCTGA